Sequence from the Priestia megaterium genome:
CCATGGTGCCAAGAGTTAACGCTCCGTTCATCATGAATTTCATATTTCCCGTTCCCGAAGCTTCTTTGCTGGCGGTTGAAATCTGTTCACTGACATCCGCTGCAGGAAAGATATACTCAGCAAGTGACACTCGATAGTTTTCTAAAAAAACGACTTTTAAAAACGGCGATGTTTGTGGATCATGATTGACAACATCAGCTACAGAATTAATTAGCTTGATAACTTTTTTTGCATAATAATAGCCGGGAGAAGCCTTCGCACCAAAAATAAATGTACGAGGAACGATTTGAAAATTAGGGTCTTCTTTTAATCGATTGTACAAATACATAATGTGCAGCACATTTAAAAGCTGCCTTTTATAAGCATGAAGCCTTTTAACCTGTACATCAAAAATAGAATTAGAATCTATTTTAATTCCCGTTTGCTCTTGAATAATATCCGCAAGCAGCTTTTTACGCTGTTGTTTTACTGTTCTTAGTCCTTGTAAAAAGCTTGGATCTTCCACATACTCTTGGAGCTTTATAAGAGAATGCGGCTGTTTAATCCATTTATCTCCTATCACCTCGGTAATAAGGGAGGAAAGCTGCGGGTTAGCTTTTAACAACCAGCGCCGGTGGGTAATTCCATTCGTTTTATTGTTAAATTTAGCAGGATAAAACTGATAAAAATCTTTCATTTCTCGTTCTTTTAAAATATCAGTATGAATCTTTGCCACGCCGTTTACTTTATAACTTCCCACAATTGCTAAATGAGCCATCTTTACTAACCCGTGCGCTAAAATAGCCATATTTTCAATCCGCTGCCAGTCTCCTGGATATGCTTCCCATAATTCTTTACAAAAACGCTCATTAATTTCTTCAATAATCATATACACGCGTGGAAGCAAGGGTTGAAATAAATTAATCGGCCATTTCTCAAGGGCTTCAGAAAGAGTCGTATGATTTGTGTATGATATGGTATTGGACGTAATATGCCATGCATCTTCCCATTCCATTTTTTCTTCATCCAGTAAAATTCTCATTAGCTCAGGAATCGCAAGTACAGGATGCGTATCGTTAATATGAATGGCTACTTTTTCGTGAAAGTTTGTAAGTGTTTGATAGGTATTTCGATGTGCTCTGATAATACTTTGTAAGCTAGCTGACACAAGAAAATATTGCTGTTTCAATCTTAATATTTTACCATCTTCATGTGTATCATCCGGATATAAAAATTCTGATACAGCCTCTGTTTGACGCTTATACTCCATCACATCTTTATGTACTGGAAATGATGAAGGCTCCGCATTCCAAAGGCGAAGTGTATTCACTGTATCTGTTTTATACCCGATAACCGGGATGTCGTAAGGAACAGCAGAGATGGGTTCTCCTTTCACATGACGAAAAGAGAATTTTCCGTCTTCCTGTACCATTTCAACTTCGCCCCAAAAGTTCACTTCTATGGCTTGATCTAATTTGCGTACCTCCCATGAATTCCCGTGCCTTAACCACTGTTCTGGGAGCTCAATTTGAAAGCCGTTTACAATCTTTTGATCAAACAAACCGTGTTTATAGCGAATCCCATAACCGTGGCCAGGAAGATTAAGTGAAGCAAGAGAATCTAAAAAACAAGCAGCAAGCCTTCCTAATCCGCCGTTTCCTAATCCTGCGTCTACTTCTATTTCCTCAATATTTTCAAGTGAAATATTCAGCTCACTTAATCCTTCTTTTACCACTTCCCGAATTCCTAAGTTCAACAGATTTTGACCCAATAGTCTGCCTAATAAAAATTCGATAGAAAGATAATACACTTGCTTTGTATGTGAAGACCGATGAATTTCATTGGTTGAAATCCAATCGCTGCTAATGTACTCTCGCACCATATTTCCTAATGTATGATAGTGATCTTGAACAGTAGATTCTTTAAAGCTCTTTCCATATGTCATTTCCAGCTTTTTTAAAAAAGCCTCTTGAAAGCTTTTTTTATCAGAGAACAATCTGCTCACCCTTTCACGATGGAGTAGATGTCAAATTTGAATACAACTGATTATATTTAAATGCCGATTGCCCCCAGCTATAATCCTGACTCATAGCATCCATCATTAATTTTTTCCATACACCTTTCTGGTGATAAAATGAAACAGCTCTTTCTAGCGTATGAAGCATGTCATGAGCATTATAATTCTTAAAAGAGAAGCCATTTCCCTCTCCGCTATATTCATTATAAGCTTTGACCGTGTCATTCAGGCCGCCCGTTTCACGCACGACCGGAATGGTTCCATATTTTAAGGCTATTAATTGTCCGAGTCCGCAAGGCTCAAAACGAGAAGGCATTAAAAATAAATCCGTACCGGCATAAACTTTATGAGCTAGTTCCTCATTAAAACCAATAATGGCTTTTACTTGTTGCGGGTACGTATCTTCCATCTCATGGAAAAACTGCTCAAACTCGTGTTCTCCAGTACCTAAAATAACAATTTGGGCTCCCAAGTTAACCGTCTCATGGAAAACGTGCTTAACTAAATCTAATCCCTTCTGCTGAGTTAACCTTGTAACCATCGAAATAATTGGAACATCCTTATTTTCTTCTAATTCAAGATAGCGCTGGAGCTCTTTTTTATTTTTATATTTTCCTTCAATCTCTTCTACCGAATAAGGATAAGATATAAGCTGATCTGCGTCTGGGCTATAAGCTTCTTCATCGATTCCATTTACAATCCCAATTAAATCTTGATTTCGCTGACGCAATAACCCATCTAAACTTTCTCCGTAATATGGCATTTGAATTTCATCTCGATATGTAGGACTTACGGTGGTAATTTTATCAGCTGATACAAGAGCAGCTTTCATAAAATTAATATTTCCATAAAACTCGAGCTGGCTTGTAGTAAAATAATAATCATTTAAATTTAATAACTCATATAAATTGCTCTTGGGGAAGATTCCTTGGAATTGCAAGTTATGAATCGTAAAGACCGTCTGAATATGATCATACATATCATAATTAGCACGAAGTAAAAATGGAATCATAGCCGTATGCCAGTCGTGACAATGAATAATATCAGGCTCATTCTCTAAAAATGGGATAGCTTCAAGCACAGCTCTGCTGAAAAAAGCAAATCGTTCAGCGTCATCGTAGTGCCCATATAAGCTATCTCTTTTAAAATAATATTCATTATCAATGAAAATATATTTAACACCATCCATCGTTAACGATTCAATTCCGCAGTACTGTCTTCTCCACCCAACCTGCACATGAATAACTTTTTCAAGAACCATTTCATCTTGATAATGTTGAGGAATCGTTCCGTACTTTGGCATGACTACACATACGTTCGTTCCTAACTTTTTTAATTCTTTAGGCAGGGCACCAGCTACGTCTGCTAATCCTCCTGTTTTAATAAAAGGTACACATTCTGATACAGCAAATAATACATTCACGACTTCATCAACGCTCCTTGAGTTGTTCCTTTAGCAATGACTCTAGGTAGACCTGACTCACCTAGCAACGTTTCATTACTTCCTATTTTCACATCTTTGTCTAAAACAACATTTTCTAATACACTATTTTCTAAAATAACGCCTTTTTGCATCACAATGCTATTCTTAACGACCGTACCTTTTCCAATTTTAACGCCTCGGAAGATAATACTATTTTCCACATGCCCTTCAATCACGCACCCGTTTGCGATCATTGAGTTTTTCACAACCGCTTTTTTTGCGTAACGAGTAGGCGGTTCATCTTTTACTTTAGTAAAAACAGGACGTTCGTTGATAAATAACTGCTTCCAAACATCTGGAGATAAAATTTCCATACTTGTTTTATAGTAGGCATCTAAACTAGAAATCTCAGCCGTATATCCATGGTGCTCATACTTTTCTACACGATGAGATTGTGCCATATATCGAACCATTTCTTTAATCGTATAAAAATCATGGGATTCATTTTGCAAAATATTAACTAGAATAGATTTATTAATAATATACATATTAAGCGATTTATCACCCTGCTTCATTTCAGTAATATCTGCATTTGAAGCAATATGACGTTGCAGCACGTGCTCAAAGTCAACTGTACATATCGTATAACTATTAGCAATTAATACGTATTCCTGCTTACTTCTTAAGAAATAATCAATATGATAACGGAACTGCGTGAATAGTGATGGACTTTCTAAGTGTAAATCACTTGTCATAGGAGGGAAGATAAACAATCCATCTCGCTTCCGATCCAAATCCCACTCTTTTCCTGAACCTATATGATCCATCAATGCGCGATAGCGATCACGAGGAAAAATGGCAACGCTCGAAATTCCAGAGTTCACCATATTCGAAAGCGTAAAATCGATTAATCGATAGCGCCCTGCAAAAGGAATGGCAGCAATCGATCTATAAAAGGTTAAAGGCTGCAGCGCTGTTGTATTTGTACAAGCATCAATAATACCAAGCATTTGATTATTCAATGTCGTTCATCCTCTCTGTTCGTTAAATGCATTTAGCAACTGATTCAATCAATTCTTGAGTAACAAGAATTACTTCTTCGCTTCCTTTGGTCGGTCGAATAATAGTACCGTCTGGAACTTCAATGTCCGATGGAACAATTGCGTTTTCAATATATACGTTAGAACCTATCTTTGCAGTAGGCATGACAACCGTTTTCTTAACCTCAGAACCTGAGCCGATTTGTACACCTGGAAATAACACGGACTGCTCTACGTTTCCTTCGACAACGCACCCTTCATTTACTAATGACTCCACCACGCAGGCGTTTGGCGCGATATATTGAGGAGGCTGATTAGGGTTAACAGAGTATACTTTCCATGAAGAGTCAAATAAATTAAGCTCGTCTTTATCACATAACAAATCCATATTCGCTTCCCACAAGCTTTTTACAGTCCCCACATCTTTCCAATAACCTTGGAATGGGTATGCAATTAGCTTTTTCTTTTCATCTAATAAAAGCGGAATAACATCTTTACCAAAATCATGGCTTGAATATGGATTGCGTGCATCCATTTCTAAATATTCTTTTAAAATACTCCATTTAAAAATATAAATCCCCATGGAAGCTAGATTGTTTTTAGGACGCTGTGGCTTTTCATCGAACTCCATTACGTCTAGGTCACTATTTGTATTTAAAATACCAAAACGGCTCGCTTCTTCCCAAGGTACTTCAATAACAGAAATCGTTACGTCTGCTTCTTTGTTTATATGATAATCAAGCATATTTTCATAGTTCATTTTATAAATGTGATCACCTGATAGAATCAGTACGTACTCAGGATCATATTGTGTCAAATAGTTTAAATTTTCATAAATAGCACTAGCTGTGCCTTTATACCATTTTACTCCATCTGACTCCGCGTATGGAGGCAATACCGTGACGCCACCATTCCGTCGGTCCAAATCCCAAGCGCTTCCAATTCCAATGTATGAATTGAGAACTAGCGGTTGATATTGTGTTAATACACCTACTGTTTCAATACCTGAATTTGTACAATTACTTAAAGCAAAATCAATAATTCGATACTTACCACCAAATGGTACAGCTGGCTTTGCTAGATTTTTTGTAAGTGAACTTAGCCGACTACCTTTTCCTCCTGCCAATAACATCGCTACGCATTTCTTTTTTAACATGTTGTTTTCTCTCCCCTCGTTTTCTCTTTGCTCGTAGTATACTAATGCCAAACGGCGGAATATTCATTTCAATGCAAAAAGGTTGACCGTGAAACGATTCATCCACTGATTTTAATGCCTTTTTATTTACAATGCCTGAACCGCCGTACACTTCGTCATCACTGTTAATAACTTCAATGTACTCTGTCTCAACTGGAACTCCAACTTTGTAAGAATGATATGGATGCTCAGAAAAATTGCTAACAACTATAAAAATCTCCTGATTTTCTTTCGACTTACGAATAAAGGAGAAAATTTGTTGATGATGATTGTTAACATCAATCCATTCAAATCCATCTGGATTATGGTCTAATTCATATAGAGACTTGCTTCTCTTATAAATCTTGATGAGATCCTTCATATATCCGTTAAGATTGCGATGCATGTCAAAGTCATAAAGCATCCAATCCAACTCCTCTAAATCTTTCCACTCATCAAATTGGCCAAACTCTCCGCCCATAAATAAAAGCTTTTTTCCAGGGTGTGCAAAGAAATATCCATATAGCAGTCGAAGCTGTGCAAACTTGCGCCAGTAATCACCTGGCATCTTATTAAGCAATGATTTTTTCCCATGTACGACTTCATCAT
This genomic interval carries:
- a CDS encoding glycogen/starch/alpha-glucan phosphorylase — protein: MFSDKKSFQEAFLKKLEMTYGKSFKESTVQDHYHTLGNMVREYISSDWISTNEIHRSSHTKQVYYLSIEFLLGRLLGQNLLNLGIREVVKEGLSELNISLENIEEIEVDAGLGNGGLGRLAACFLDSLASLNLPGHGYGIRYKHGLFDQKIVNGFQIELPEQWLRHGNSWEVRKLDQAIEVNFWGEVEMVQEDGKFSFRHVKGEPISAVPYDIPVIGYKTDTVNTLRLWNAEPSSFPVHKDVMEYKRQTEAVSEFLYPDDTHEDGKILRLKQQYFLVSASLQSIIRAHRNTYQTLTNFHEKVAIHINDTHPVLAIPELMRILLDEEKMEWEDAWHITSNTISYTNHTTLSEALEKWPINLFQPLLPRVYMIIEEINERFCKELWEAYPGDWQRIENMAILAHGLVKMAHLAIVGSYKVNGVAKIHTDILKEREMKDFYQFYPAKFNNKTNGITHRRWLLKANPQLSSLITEVIGDKWIKQPHSLIKLQEYVEDPSFLQGLRTVKQQRKKLLADIIQEQTGIKIDSNSIFDVQVKRLHAYKRQLLNVLHIMYLYNRLKEDPNFQIVPRTFIFGAKASPGYYYAKKVIKLINSVADVVNHDPQTSPFLKVVFLENYRVSLAEYIFPAADVSEQISTASKEASGTGNMKFMMNGALTLGTMDGANVEISEAVGKDNVFIFGLKAEEVLSYQQNGGYRAYDYYHHDKRIRQVLEQLTNGFLPDTYDLFEPIYDSLLMQNDEYYVLRDFDSYVTAQQKVNEAYRNENKWLQMSATNIAHSGFFSSDRTIEEYASDIWGIHSTKNLLNQ
- the glgA gene encoding glycogen synthase GlgA → MNVLFAVSECVPFIKTGGLADVAGALPKELKKLGTNVCVVMPKYGTIPQHYQDEMVLEKVIHVQVGWRRQYCGIESLTMDGVKYIFIDNEYYFKRDSLYGHYDDAERFAFFSRAVLEAIPFLENEPDIIHCHDWHTAMIPFLLRANYDMYDHIQTVFTIHNLQFQGIFPKSNLYELLNLNDYYFTTSQLEFYGNINFMKAALVSADKITTVSPTYRDEIQMPYYGESLDGLLRQRNQDLIGIVNGIDEEAYSPDADQLISYPYSVEEIEGKYKNKKELQRYLELEENKDVPIISMVTRLTQQKGLDLVKHVFHETVNLGAQIVILGTGEHEFEQFFHEMEDTYPQQVKAIIGFNEELAHKVYAGTDLFLMPSRFEPCGLGQLIALKYGTIPVVRETGGLNDTVKAYNEYSGEGNGFSFKNYNAHDMLHTLERAVSFYHQKGVWKKLMMDAMSQDYSWGQSAFKYNQLYSNLTSTPS
- a CDS encoding glucose-1-phosphate adenylyltransferase family protein — protein: MNNQMLGIIDACTNTTALQPLTFYRSIAAIPFAGRYRLIDFTLSNMVNSGISSVAIFPRDRYRALMDHIGSGKEWDLDRKRDGLFIFPPMTSDLHLESPSLFTQFRYHIDYFLRSKQEYVLIANSYTICTVDFEHVLQRHIASNADITEMKQGDKSLNMYIINKSILVNILQNESHDFYTIKEMVRYMAQSHRVEKYEHHGYTAEISSLDAYYKTSMEILSPDVWKQLFINERPVFTKVKDEPPTRYAKKAVVKNSMIANGCVIEGHVENSIIFRGVKIGKGTVVKNSIVMQKGVILENSVLENVVLDKDVKIGSNETLLGESGLPRVIAKGTTQGALMKS
- a CDS encoding glucose-1-phosphate adenylyltransferase, yielding MLKKKCVAMLLAGGKGSRLSSLTKNLAKPAVPFGGKYRIIDFALSNCTNSGIETVGVLTQYQPLVLNSYIGIGSAWDLDRRNGGVTVLPPYAESDGVKWYKGTASAIYENLNYLTQYDPEYVLILSGDHIYKMNYENMLDYHINKEADVTISVIEVPWEEASRFGILNTNSDLDVMEFDEKPQRPKNNLASMGIYIFKWSILKEYLEMDARNPYSSHDFGKDVIPLLLDEKKKLIAYPFQGYWKDVGTVKSLWEANMDLLCDKDELNLFDSSWKVYSVNPNQPPQYIAPNACVVESLVNEGCVVEGNVEQSVLFPGVQIGSGSEVKKTVVMPTAKIGSNVYIENAIVPSDIEVPDGTIIRPTKGSEEVILVTQELIESVAKCI